One Turneriella parva DSM 21527 genomic region harbors:
- a CDS encoding MBL fold metallo-hydrolase yields MTYEILKLPQYHTKHHNGRRFRNIWGPHSDSDATRFDEASSDIRHRALDVASWIFRKGLGGQKSGKVPAVLPLTKADLEQPGDLPRTVWLGHAAVLIQQGDLNIITDPVFADRVSPVKFAGPRRLCGRAIETHDLPRIDAIVLSHNHYDHAEAETLAGLARRDNPAVYVPLRVAALMRSLGFTRVFELDWWQAVETESYKVTCLPAKHFSGRSATDRNETLWASFMISLCESNKHIYFAGDTAYSPHFTEIADVFESIDLTLMPIGAYLPRWFMREVHVSPDEAVQAFLDLKATRMLGIHWGTYDLADEDLDQPRLETLAAAERHAIDKSRLHITDVGAHFTF; encoded by the coding sequence ATGACTTACGAGATCCTCAAATTGCCCCAATACCACACGAAGCACCACAACGGCCGGCGGTTTCGAAATATCTGGGGGCCACACAGCGATTCTGACGCGACGCGCTTCGACGAGGCGAGCAGCGACATCAGGCACCGCGCTCTCGACGTCGCCAGCTGGATCTTTCGCAAAGGTCTGGGCGGGCAGAAGTCGGGCAAGGTGCCTGCGGTGCTGCCCCTGACGAAAGCAGACCTCGAACAGCCCGGCGATTTGCCGCGCACCGTCTGGCTGGGGCATGCAGCGGTGCTGATTCAGCAGGGTGATCTGAATATCATTACCGACCCAGTCTTTGCCGACCGCGTATCGCCTGTAAAATTTGCGGGGCCGCGCCGCCTTTGCGGGCGCGCAATTGAGACCCATGACCTGCCGCGTATCGATGCGATAGTTCTTTCGCACAACCACTACGACCACGCTGAAGCGGAAACGCTGGCAGGTCTCGCGCGCCGCGATAACCCGGCGGTTTATGTGCCGCTGCGCGTTGCAGCGCTCATGCGGTCGCTCGGTTTCACGCGCGTTTTTGAACTCGACTGGTGGCAGGCGGTCGAAACAGAAAGCTATAAAGTGACCTGTCTGCCCGCGAAACATTTTTCTGGCCGCAGCGCGACCGACCGCAACGAAACACTCTGGGCTTCTTTCATGATTTCGCTGTGCGAAAGCAACAAGCACATCTATTTTGCAGGCGACACGGCCTACTCGCCGCACTTCACCGAAATTGCCGACGTCTTTGAGAGCATCGACCTGACGCTGATGCCGATTGGTGCGTACCTGCCCCGCTGGTTCATGCGCGAGGTGCACGTTTCGCCCGATGAAGCCGTTCAGGCCTTTCTCGACCTAAAGGCGACCAGAATGCTCGGCATTCACTGGGGCACGTACGATCTCGCCGATGAAGATTTGGATCAACCACGCTTAGAGACGCTAGCGGCGGCCGAGCGGCACGCAATAGACAAGAGCCGGCTGCACATTACCGACGTCGGCGCTCACTTCACCTTTTAG
- the ruvX gene encoding Holliday junction resolvase RuvX, producing the protein MNSAERILCIDFGLKFMGLAVADYPGITARALETIRPDRTDALAAIARVIEAEKVTRILLGFPFSDVEGDIHRNIHSFRESLAARFQNVPIDYVDESYSSAEADELAQTTGIGKNRKKRTQDSQAAKIVLLRYLSDA; encoded by the coding sequence GTGAATAGCGCCGAACGCATTCTCTGCATCGACTTCGGCCTCAAATTCATGGGGCTCGCGGTGGCTGACTATCCGGGTATTACCGCGCGCGCGCTTGAGACGATTCGGCCAGACAGAACTGATGCGCTCGCAGCGATCGCGCGTGTGATCGAGGCAGAAAAGGTCACGCGAATTTTGCTGGGTTTTCCCTTCTCAGATGTCGAGGGGGATATACACCGAAACATACACTCTTTTCGGGAAAGTCTGGCGGCTCGCTTTCAGAATGTGCCCATCGACTATGTCGATGAGTCTTACAGCAGTGCAGAAGCAGACGAACTCGCGCAGACAACCGGTATCGGTAAGAACCGCAAGAAGCGCACACAAGATTCACAGGCAGCGAAAATTGTTCTGTTGCGCTATCTTTCAGACGCGTGA
- the hpt gene encoding hypoxanthine phosphoribosyltransferase — translation MANSYQPVPPLIGKEDIEKRIGELGRQITADYATQSHLRVIGALRGCFVFMADLIRAIEMPVKVDFMEISSYGSATTSSGNIKILKDLSDDVHGEHVVIAEDIIDTGLTLQSMIDLLKGRGVTSVEVATLLIKPKNVALQRKLIYPVKYRAFEVSDEFVVGMGMDYKGYMRNLPYIAQVTDAQQLKLFDGE, via the coding sequence ATGGCCAACAGCTACCAACCGGTTCCGCCGCTCATCGGCAAAGAAGACATTGAAAAACGCATCGGCGAACTCGGCCGGCAGATCACGGCTGATTATGCGACCCAAAGCCACCTGCGGGTCATCGGGGCGCTGCGCGGCTGTTTCGTATTCATGGCCGATCTGATTCGGGCAATCGAAATGCCCGTTAAGGTTGACTTCATGGAAATTTCGAGTTATGGCAGCGCCACCACTTCATCGGGCAACATCAAGATTCTCAAAGACCTGAGCGACGACGTGCACGGCGAGCATGTGGTCATCGCCGAAGATATCATCGACACAGGGCTGACGCTACAGAGCATGATCGATCTGCTTAAAGGCCGGGGGGTTACATCGGTTGAGGTTGCGACCCTGCTCATTAAACCCAAGAACGTCGCGCTGCAGCGTAAGCTCATCTACCCGGTGAAATACCGCGCATTCGAGGTCAGCGACGAATTCGTCGTCGGCATGGGCATGGACTACAAAGGGTATATGCGCAACCTGCCCTATATCGCGCAGGTGACCGACGCACAGCAGCTGAAACTTTTCGACGGTGAATAG
- a CDS encoding CBS domain-containing protein: MSEEISEISTTEEKKLNALHQRLSRVRNTRVGDVMKRDVITLDANDLLATAARTLIENKIHGVIVMKDGKPWSVLSAFDLLHKSYVESFSDKMDYLRSSLSSLIEKPLLHSLKPTDSLDSAARLFTAYGQRTIPVIEGDTLVGVIAIADLIRAYGRLVGETGI, translated from the coding sequence GTGAGTGAAGAGATTTCTGAGATTAGCACGACCGAAGAAAAGAAGTTGAACGCGCTGCACCAGCGGCTTTCACGCGTGCGCAATACGCGTGTCGGCGACGTCATGAAACGCGACGTGATCACTCTCGACGCCAATGACCTGCTCGCGACCGCCGCGCGCACGCTGATCGAGAACAAGATTCACGGCGTGATTGTGATGAAAGACGGCAAGCCGTGGTCGGTTTTGAGCGCATTCGACTTGCTGCACAAGAGCTACGTCGAAAGTTTTTCAGACAAGATGGATTACCTCAGGTCGTCGCTGTCGAGCCTTATTGAGAAGCCGCTCTTGCACTCGCTCAAACCTACAGACTCGCTCGACTCTGCGGCGCGCCTCTTTACCGCCTATGGCCAGCGCACGATACCCGTCATCGAGGGCGACACTCTTGTTGGCGTTATAGCGATTGCCGACCTGATTCGCGCCTATGGCCGCCTCGTGGGCGAAACCGGCATTTGA
- a CDS encoding 1-acyl-sn-glycerol-3-phosphate acyltransferase produces MSKIAKPDERTRQSAEWLARNLKFLPDSLFDVLASYFRLEVEGIENLPDKGRGRMLVVPNHSNAIGFDAFMMVMALKKFTRRVPRVMGHNFWFSNGFSAAFSRRWGVFPADLKEGLNNLRDGHIVVIFPEGAEGNFKVSSSMYKMVDFNPGFVPLAIMQQAPVVPAAIIGAEESNINLAKIDWFKELIGASIPLPLNFIPFPAKWKIKFLSPIDFSKYNKKDIKDARFVKEINQNIRYRIQHELNNEVMKRSVAFR; encoded by the coding sequence GTGAGCAAGATCGCTAAACCAGATGAACGCACCCGGCAATCTGCCGAGTGGCTCGCACGCAATCTCAAATTTTTGCCCGATTCGCTGTTCGACGTGCTCGCCTCGTATTTTCGCCTCGAGGTCGAAGGCATTGAAAACCTGCCCGACAAAGGCCGCGGCCGCATGCTCGTGGTGCCGAACCACTCGAATGCGATCGGCTTTGACGCCTTCATGATGGTGATGGCGCTCAAGAAATTCACACGCCGCGTACCGCGGGTCATGGGGCACAACTTCTGGTTCAGCAACGGTTTTTCGGCAGCCTTCAGCCGTCGGTGGGGTGTGTTTCCCGCTGACCTCAAAGAAGGCCTCAATAACCTGCGCGACGGCCACATCGTCGTCATTTTTCCCGAAGGTGCAGAAGGTAACTTCAAGGTTTCGTCGAGCATGTACAAGATGGTCGACTTTAACCCGGGCTTCGTACCGCTGGCTATCATGCAGCAGGCACCGGTTGTGCCGGCGGCGATTATCGGCGCTGAAGAGAGCAACATTAACCTCGCCAAAATCGACTGGTTCAAAGAACTGATCGGTGCGAGCATACCGCTGCCGCTCAACTTTATTCCGTTTCCCGCCAAGTGGAAGATCAAGTTCTTGAGCCCGATAGATTTCAGCAAGTATAACAAAAAAGACATCAAAGATGCGCGCTTTGTCAAAGAGATCAACCAGAATATTCGCTACCGCATTCAGCACGAACTTAACAACGAAGTGATGAAGCGCAGCGTAGCGTTTCGATAA
- a CDS encoding PP2C family protein-serine/threonine phosphatase → MDAVTLIVFFATMVAVVLPIWPLQILRGRGFREPFLVYIAFLWFLSFFIGGLNFSTSITLGEVAYKFRLSSGVYTVIFAALLFVYIAEGINEARKVIMISIGCQLLLIFTQVFLFNAKALYLPASDWALTNQVLEPRVFNIAVSVMNTIFDLFLAVVLFQFLVNRLRVMPLWINMFIALWLIMMFDSIVYIGLTRPEAFSNNVTGHAIFKTGILLLLVPMLAFFIRRFRRQEDLNLNRGSLDIFKKLENLEKDLERAHAELKAYAQNLEHMVEDRTKEIKAKSETMSRELELATEVQQAMLPASTALDRLQFATLYRPCHEVSGDLYDYAELPDGRIFIFIADISGHGVPSALVGAMCKMSLGSQDFTRTNAGDILKKLSEAMKQVTTNHYLTGVVLLIDPKARTIEFANGGHIPCLLQSGKASFLPLEATGTVIGSFISAPYDFKKIAYPAGTRLILFTDGIVEQKNAAREEFGMPRFESVLAELRNENPALVLSEVYRRVVEFSGTEKFSDDVTLLISDLP, encoded by the coding sequence GTGGATGCAGTAACGCTTATCGTATTTTTTGCCACGATGGTCGCGGTGGTACTGCCTATCTGGCCGTTGCAGATTCTGCGTGGCCGCGGCTTTCGTGAACCGTTTTTGGTCTATATCGCATTTCTTTGGTTTCTGTCGTTTTTTATCGGCGGGCTGAACTTTTCAACCAGCATCACTTTGGGTGAAGTCGCGTATAAATTTCGCCTCTCTTCGGGCGTCTACACGGTGATTTTTGCCGCATTGCTGTTCGTGTATATAGCCGAAGGCATCAACGAAGCACGAAAAGTAATCATGATTTCCATCGGCTGCCAGCTGCTGCTGATTTTTACACAGGTATTTCTATTTAATGCGAAAGCCCTCTATTTGCCGGCAAGCGACTGGGCGCTGACGAACCAGGTGCTCGAACCACGGGTGTTCAACATTGCCGTTTCGGTGATGAACACGATTTTCGACCTTTTTCTCGCAGTGGTGTTGTTTCAGTTTCTGGTCAACCGCCTCAGGGTAATGCCGTTGTGGATCAATATGTTCATCGCCCTTTGGCTGATCATGATGTTTGATTCGATCGTTTACATCGGTCTTACTCGCCCTGAGGCATTCTCCAACAACGTTACGGGGCACGCAATTTTCAAAACCGGTATCTTGCTGCTGCTCGTGCCAATGCTGGCTTTCTTCATCAGGCGCTTTCGCCGGCAAGAAGACCTTAACCTGAACCGGGGCAGCCTCGATATTTTCAAAAAACTGGAGAATCTTGAGAAAGACCTCGAACGCGCGCACGCAGAACTCAAGGCCTATGCGCAGAATCTGGAGCACATGGTCGAAGACCGCACGAAAGAAATCAAAGCCAAGTCAGAGACGATGTCACGCGAGCTCGAACTTGCAACCGAGGTGCAGCAGGCGATGCTGCCGGCGAGCACGGCGCTCGACAGGTTGCAATTCGCAACGCTTTACCGGCCATGCCATGAGGTCTCGGGCGATCTTTACGACTACGCCGAACTTCCCGATGGACGCATCTTTATCTTCATCGCCGATATCTCGGGGCATGGCGTGCCGAGCGCGCTTGTCGGTGCCATGTGCAAGATGTCGCTCGGCAGTCAGGATTTCACGCGAACCAATGCCGGCGACATTCTCAAAAAATTATCTGAGGCAATGAAGCAGGTGACGACGAACCACTACCTGACCGGCGTTGTGCTGCTGATCGACCCCAAGGCCCGCACCATTGAATTTGCAAACGGCGGGCATATACCGTGCCTGTTGCAGAGCGGCAAAGCCTCGTTCTTGCCGCTCGAGGCAACCGGTACTGTCATCGGTTCGTTCATTTCAGCGCCGTACGATTTCAAGAAGATTGCCTACCCGGCGGGCACGCGACTGATTCTTTTTACCGACGGTATTGTTGAACAAAAGAACGCCGCGCGCGAAGAATTTGGCATGCCGCGTTTTGAATCGGTGCTCGCGGAGCTCAGAAATGAGAATCCGGCGTTGGTCTTGAGCGAAGTTTACCGCCGTGTCGTCGAATTTTCCGGTACGGAAAAATTCTCTGACGATGTGACGCTCCTTATTTCTGATCTGCCGTGA
- a CDS encoding LTA synthase family protein: MLTRVSSAIQAPFTDRAFRAFLQVFFGVGILYRTILVLALFVSESPPLGAARSFWSAAAILSGLAYDLVLIAVVVAVRIIWHLLRAKATEQRASGSGLAARVAFAALLLWHSVVLGSHLNLLFTMNTGFTWSMFVEFLTVLGFKDFFALLGLKDYLAMVLPQIAFILLLAAGYRFTLRMGATAAAMGGLFLTLAEATPARSAPRELVQSPHLYLLGDAWKSLTASRGRASAPVTGVNLAIDDPVFYRSKSSPEARAIRPRADANVIFIILESTAREYIFDTRKYAGGKMPMPYLWALAQKSLYFSRHFASNNSSPRSIFSIFSGLYESPETRFFSMENDLQVPHLIDLLGKGYSGFLVTPADLNWYFPRAWFKNRGFTDLEDYNRLKQLREYKAGPTPARDEFEAVAHFNARVAKMPQPFVGVYYTFVGHWPYPDIGPEHRIIQPASSRDRYVNNLYAQDQLIRQIVENLEATGRIENSIVVIVGDHGEAFYQHPGNRVHSGESYNENIASPLIIYSPKLLQPATITEPTVHADIVPTLLDALGIAYRRDRFQGESLLRAELSRKYVFTYGNENTLTAVARDLQKVQILYSTKGCRSFNLAADPAEQNLLPCETSGAQYLALQKFYNSQPGMIKGYNNYCKKNGC; this comes from the coding sequence ATGCTTACCCGAGTCTCATCAGCTATTCAGGCTCCATTTACCGATCGCGCGTTTCGGGCCTTCTTGCAGGTATTTTTCGGTGTGGGCATTCTCTACCGTACTATTCTGGTGCTTGCCCTGTTTGTCTCAGAATCACCCCCTTTGGGGGCCGCGCGCAGCTTCTGGTCGGCAGCAGCGATTCTCTCGGGTCTGGCCTATGATCTGGTACTCATTGCAGTTGTCGTCGCGGTTCGAATTATCTGGCATCTACTGCGCGCAAAGGCAACGGAACAGCGGGCATCGGGTTCAGGCCTTGCGGCACGCGTGGCGTTCGCAGCGCTTCTGCTGTGGCATTCGGTCGTGCTGGGTTCGCATCTGAACCTGTTATTCACGATGAATACCGGTTTCACCTGGTCGATGTTCGTCGAATTCTTGACAGTGCTCGGTTTCAAAGATTTTTTTGCGCTACTGGGTCTTAAAGACTACCTGGCGATGGTGTTACCCCAGATTGCCTTTATACTGCTGCTCGCCGCGGGATACCGTTTCACGCTGCGTATGGGCGCGACCGCGGCGGCAATGGGAGGGCTTTTTCTGACTCTTGCCGAAGCGACGCCGGCGCGTTCGGCACCGCGTGAACTCGTGCAAAGCCCGCACCTTTACCTGTTGGGTGATGCGTGGAAAAGCCTGACAGCCTCGCGCGGGCGCGCGAGCGCGCCGGTAACGGGCGTGAATCTGGCGATAGACGACCCGGTTTTTTATCGGTCTAAATCCTCACCTGAGGCGAGGGCGATCAGGCCCCGCGCCGATGCGAACGTAATCTTTATCATTCTCGAAAGCACGGCGCGCGAGTATATATTCGATACGCGAAAATACGCCGGCGGCAAGATGCCGATGCCCTATCTATGGGCGCTCGCGCAGAAATCGCTATACTTCAGCAGGCATTTTGCATCGAACAACAGTTCACCGCGTTCGATTTTCTCTATTTTCTCTGGTCTTTACGAAAGCCCTGAGACGCGTTTTTTTTCGATGGAGAACGATCTGCAGGTGCCTCACCTGATCGACCTTTTGGGCAAGGGTTACTCCGGTTTTCTGGTAACACCGGCCGACTTAAACTGGTATTTTCCGCGAGCGTGGTTTAAGAACCGGGGCTTTACCGACCTCGAAGATTATAACCGCCTCAAGCAGCTCAGAGAATACAAGGCGGGGCCGACACCCGCGCGCGATGAATTTGAGGCGGTGGCGCACTTCAATGCCCGCGTGGCGAAAATGCCGCAGCCCTTTGTCGGCGTCTATTACACATTTGTCGGCCACTGGCCTTACCCTGACATCGGGCCCGAACACCGCATCATTCAGCCTGCATCGTCGCGCGATCGTTACGTCAATAACCTTTACGCGCAAGACCAGCTGATTCGGCAGATTGTTGAAAATCTGGAGGCGACGGGCCGCATCGAAAACTCGATCGTGGTCATTGTCGGCGATCACGGCGAGGCTTTTTACCAGCACCCGGGCAATCGTGTGCACTCGGGCGAAAGTTACAACGAGAACATTGCTTCACCGCTCATTATCTATTCGCCGAAGTTGCTGCAGCCGGCAACCATCACCGAGCCGACGGTGCACGCCGATATTGTGCCGACGCTGCTCGACGCGCTGGGTATCGCCTACCGCCGCGACCGCTTTCAGGGTGAATCGTTGCTGCGCGCAGAACTCAGCAGAAAGTATGTCTTTACCTATGGCAACGAGAACACGTTAACTGCTGTGGCGCGCGATCTGCAAAAAGTGCAGATTCTCTATTCGACCAAGGGCTGCCGCAGCTTTAACCTCGCCGCAGACCCGGCAGAGCAGAACCTGCTTCCCTGCGAAACTTCAGGTGCACAATACCTGGCGCTGCAGAAATTCTACAACTCTCAGCCGGGCATGATCAAGGGTTACAACAATTACTGCAAGAAGAACGGCTGTTGA